A genomic window from Silene latifolia isolate original U9 population chromosome Y, ASM4854445v1, whole genome shotgun sequence includes:
- the LOC141630192 gene encoding uncharacterized protein LOC141630192 has translation MGKQEAENDAYVVTGTFLVHNTPSFILFDSGETHSLVSSGHALAMGLGEYQLVEDSVFIPSGELVSCSKLYRDVSMFVGEVDLPINLSEFPMDRFEVIVVMDWSGFDGNDLKDDITFHPVTDSQTEKTIKTLEDMLRAYALEFGGVGKIGWT, from the exons atgggcaaGCAGGAGGCAGAGAACGATGCatatgtagttaccggtacctttcttgttcataatacaccgtctttCATTTTGTTTGACTCAGGGGAAACCCATTCGCTTGTGTCTAGTGgtcatgccttagctatgggtttAGGAGAATATCAACTTGTAGAAGATAGCgtgtttataccttctggggagttGGTGTCTTGTTctaagttgtatagagatgtgtctatgttCGTAGGGGAGGTAGACCTACCGATCAACTTATCAGAGTTTCCTATGGATAGGTTTGAGGTCATCGTTGTGATGGACTGGTCGG gatttgatgggaacgACCTTAAAGATGATATAACATTCCATCCTGTGACAGATAGTCAGACTGAGAagactatcaagactttggaggatatgttgagggcttaTGCCTTGGAGTTCGGTGGAGTAGGGAAGATAGGCTggacttga